tatgaagccacgccgttgtaacatgtggcttggcattgtcttgctgaaataagcagggccatccattataacgttgcttggatggcaacatattttgcttcaaaacctgtatgtacctttcagcattaatggtgccttcacagatgtgtaagattcccatgccctgggcactaatacccccccataccatcacagatgggggcttttgaactttgcgcctataacaatccggatggttattttcctctttttttttccggaggacacgacgtccacagtttacaaaaacaatttaaaatgtggacttgtcagacagcAGAAGACttgtacactttgcatcagttcatattagattagctcgggcccagcgaagccggcggtgtttctggatgttgttaataaatgacttttgctttgcatagtagagttttaacttgcacttacagatgtagcgaccaactgtagctactgacagtggttttccgaagtgttcttgagcccatgtggtgatatcctttacacactgatgtcgctttttgatacagtaccgcctgaggtcacgggcattcaattttggccctgcagtgatttctccagatttctgaaccttttgatgacattacagaccgtaaatggtgaaatgcctaaattccttgcaataactcgttgatgaatgttgttctgaaactgttctacaatttgctcacacatttgttcacaaagtggtaaccctcgccccgtccttgtttgtgaatgactgagcttttcgacgtcccactggggtgagtttttccttgcctctatgtgggctctgtaccgcggatgccgttgtggtttgtgcagccctttgagacacttgtgagtcagggctatataaataaacattgattggcttttcatggaagcttcttttatactcaatcctggcacccacctgggATGAatagtctgttcacctgtgggatgttccaaataagtgtttgatgagcattcctcaacttactcagtcttttttgccactggtgccagcttttttgaaacatgttgcaggcatcaaattccaaatgagctaatatttgcaaaaaacaataaagttttccagttcgaaggttaaatatcgtgtctttgcagtctattcaatcgtatataggttgaaaaggatttgcaaatcattgtattctgtttctatttacggtttacacaacttgccaacttcactggttttgggttttgtgctaTATACTGGAAGGCATACAAACAAAACCACAAGGTGCCCCATGGGATACATTGTGGTCATCTACTGCTATGTTTATTTgattatactttttaaaaaagcagatattttttttgtggaggtgtacctaatgaaatgtaTGTAGTCATGGTCtttttactcagtggcctagtggttaaagtgtccgccctgaaatcggtaggtcatgagttcaaaacccggccgagtcataccaaagactataaaaatgggacccattgcctctctgcttggcactcagtattaagggttggaattgggggttaaatcaccaaaaatgattcccgggcgtggcaccactgctgcccactgctctcctcacctcccagggggtgatcaagggtgatgggtcaaatgcagagaatcattttgccccacctagtgtgtgtgtgacaatcattggtactttaactttaactttttaactttaactctcTCTGCCATGTCAGACCAACCTGAAAGGACAGCGCTGGTGTTTCTGGGAGGCGTGAGTGTTGGCCTTCTCGTCACGCTCTGCGCCATCGTCTTCCAGATCCACTGCCGGGCCGACTGTCACTACGGCAACAGCAAACATCCCCGCcgtcatcaccaccaccaccatcaacatCATCACCGACACAAGCGCCACCATCACCATCACGTCTGTCAGCATCACCAGCCGGAAGACGGAAACCCTGACAACACTGTTGCCATCCCTTCAGAGGGCGATCGGCCTGGTGGGGACAGCGAATCAGAGGACTGGGATGAGGCCACGGACATGTCTTCACGGAGACGCAGACGCTTTGAGAGAGCACTGCTGCATGCTGGCATGTTTACATCGGCTGAAGGTACACAAATAGACACAAATATGTGTACTTTTGTACTAGTTACTTTGCATTTCTTAAGAAAGTTTACTAAGTTCTCGATAACCAAAACACTTCTAATAAGTTCTGCCATTGAAAATACATTTGCTCACTGTAGTAAAATACTAATACTTTTACTTTTTCAATGATGGTCCTCACATGCAACTAACAACAATCTTCTGTACTATTTGGCCATGTATCTGATATACATTAATTATCATTTAAGTAGCACACGGACAAAACGTCCTTAGGCAGTTAGGAATAGTCAATAAAAAATTtggattcatttttttttttcacctttcTGGCTCAAATCACTCCATTAACTTCAGTCCTAAATAGAAATTAgcta
Above is a genomic segment from Nerophis ophidion isolate RoL-2023_Sa linkage group LG02, RoL_Noph_v1.0, whole genome shotgun sequence containing:
- the LOC133538163 gene encoding protein eva-1 homolog A-like codes for the protein MSAQTTGSPNTEVMMVSKEMALLSNILAAYTFIADQPERTALVFLGGVSVGLLVTLCAIVFQIHCRADCHYGNSKHPRRHHHHHHQHHHRHKRHHHHHVCQHHQPEDGNPDNTVAIPSEGDRPGGDSESEDWDEATDMSSRRRRRFERALLHAGMFTSAEDLDRAQRLEERERILREIWMNGQPDISTVTQSLNRYY